In a single window of the Halobaculum lipolyticum genome:
- a CDS encoding ABC transporter ATP-binding protein encodes MSDPADPADPADTDGPDAAADATHAPTAPVADGAGVAAASDAADGTDGVRPVISGRDVVKEYVTGGETVRALRGIDFRVDPGEFVAIVGPSGSGKSTLLNMLGLLDVPTSGVVELDGVDVETFDDTERTRKRKDTIGFVFQSFHLIPTLTAVENVEVPRLLDRTPKKTREVATDLLDRMGLGDRLSHYPDELSGGQKQRVAIARSLVNEPRLLLADEPTGNLDRDTGDQILAEFDAITDEGVAVVTVTHDDYVAQSADRVVNLIDGTVREDEEAVTG; translated from the coding sequence ATGTCCGACCCCGCCGACCCCGCCGACCCCGCCGACACCGACGGCCCGGACGCCGCGGCCGACGCGACCCACGCCCCGACCGCTCCCGTCGCGGACGGGGCGGGGGTCGCCGCCGCGAGCGACGCCGCCGACGGGACCGACGGCGTCCGGCCGGTCATCTCCGGGCGCGACGTGGTGAAAGAGTACGTCACCGGCGGCGAGACCGTGCGCGCGCTGCGGGGCATCGACTTCCGCGTCGACCCCGGCGAGTTCGTCGCCATCGTCGGTCCCTCCGGCTCGGGAAAGTCCACCCTCCTCAACATGCTCGGGCTGCTCGACGTGCCGACCAGCGGCGTCGTCGAGTTGGACGGCGTCGACGTGGAGACGTTCGACGACACCGAGCGGACCCGCAAGCGCAAGGACACCATCGGCTTCGTGTTCCAGAGCTTCCACCTGATCCCCACCCTCACCGCCGTCGAGAACGTCGAGGTGCCGCGGCTGCTCGACCGGACGCCGAAGAAGACCCGCGAGGTCGCGACGGACCTGCTCGACCGGATGGGGCTGGGCGACCGCCTCTCGCACTACCCCGACGAACTGTCCGGCGGCCAGAAACAGCGCGTCGCCATCGCGCGCTCGCTGGTGAACGAGCCGCGGCTGCTGCTGGCCGACGAGCCGACGGGGAACCTCGACCGCGACACGGGCGACCAGATCCTCGCGGAGTTCGACGCGATCACCGACGAGGGCGTCGCCGTCGTCACCGTCACCCACGACGACTACGTCGCGCAGTCGGCCGACCGCGTCGTCAACCTCATCGACGGCACGGTGCGCGAGGACGAGGAGGCCGTCACCGGATGA
- a CDS encoding ABC transporter permease, translating to MNPIQRLWGSFPAFLMARRNVARAKTRSALAIVVILIGVVAIGAIGAGGVAFQESQLDTLGTIGADVQVFAGEDNENGYLTASDVGTIDRVSGTAEIVPLKQENADVLEDGSTAGSATLYGVDEPSELYEAEEGTIPPNWRNGVLVGSTLADRYDLRPGSKVTLSRTTVEDGETVSRTDEYRVKAVLEQAGQADIANPNEAFVLPSDEFDDDVFAQVIVRAEDATTANETAMDIKRTFNGRRQIVGVFERGDVAEQIDEAFRLINLFLVGIGAISLVVAGVSIANVMLMAAIERRQEIGVLRAVGYEQFDIVRIMLAEATLLGVIGSLLGGVITLGVVALINAALLGEPFAYSVAALQYVAGGMVFGVLASLLAGIYPAWRAARERPVEALRG from the coding sequence ATGAACCCGATCCAGCGGCTGTGGGGGTCGTTCCCGGCGTTCCTCATGGCGCGGCGCAACGTCGCGCGGGCGAAGACGCGCTCGGCGCTGGCGATCGTCGTCATCCTCATCGGCGTCGTCGCCATCGGCGCCATCGGCGCCGGCGGCGTCGCGTTCCAGGAGTCGCAGTTGGACACCCTCGGCACCATCGGCGCCGACGTCCAGGTGTTCGCGGGCGAGGACAACGAGAACGGCTACCTCACCGCCTCGGACGTGGGGACGATCGACCGCGTCAGCGGCACCGCCGAGATCGTCCCGCTGAAACAGGAGAACGCCGACGTGCTCGAGGACGGCTCGACCGCCGGGAGCGCGACGCTGTACGGCGTCGACGAGCCCTCGGAGCTGTACGAGGCCGAGGAAGGGACGATCCCGCCCAACTGGCGCAACGGCGTGCTCGTCGGCTCGACGCTGGCCGACCGCTACGACCTGCGCCCCGGCTCGAAGGTGACGCTCAGCCGGACGACGGTCGAGGACGGGGAGACCGTCAGCCGGACCGACGAGTACCGCGTGAAGGCGGTGCTCGAACAGGCCGGGCAGGCCGACATCGCCAACCCCAACGAGGCGTTCGTGCTCCCGTCGGACGAGTTCGACGACGACGTGTTCGCACAGGTGATCGTCCGCGCGGAGGACGCGACCACCGCCAACGAGACGGCGATGGACATCAAGCGGACGTTCAACGGCCGCCGCCAGATCGTCGGCGTGTTCGAGCGCGGCGACGTGGCCGAACAGATCGACGAGGCGTTCCGCCTCATCAACCTGTTCCTCGTCGGCATCGGCGCCATCTCGTTGGTCGTCGCGGGCGTCTCCATCGCGAACGTGATGCTGATGGCGGCTATCGAACGCCGCCAGGAGATCGGTGTGCTCCGGGCGGTCGGCTACGAGCAGTTCGACATCGTCCGGATCATGCTCGCCGAGGCGACGCTGTTGGGCGTGATCGGCTCGCTGCTGGGCGGCGTGATCACCCTCGGGGTCGTCGCCCTGATCAACGCCGCGCTGTTGGGCGAGCCGTTCGCCTACTCGGTGGCCGCGCTCCAGTACGTCGCCGGCGGGATGGTGTTCGGCGTGCTCGCCAGCCTGCTCGCCGGGATCTACCCGGCGTGGCGGGCCGCCCGCGAGCGCCCGGTCGAGGCGTTGCGCGGATGA
- a CDS encoding TetR/AcrR family transcriptional regulator — translation MSESHEEEPAACEGRSEVETLIMEAAYRALKEHGYADLTVAHIADEFEKSKSLLYYHYDSKDDLVAGFLGFAGDHFLAMLEAAERDAAGPLDRLRAYVDIYLAAEVEGEMADAQRAIVDLRAQAVSEPRFREEFTRIDGHLRERLVAAIADGVADGSIDDAVDPEDAGAWLLATLTGAMLQRHTADYDVVTPVRAMLHGRIDEFEAGRDE, via the coding sequence ATGAGCGAGTCCCACGAGGAGGAACCTGCGGCGTGTGAGGGGCGGAGCGAGGTGGAGACGCTCATCATGGAGGCCGCCTACCGCGCCCTCAAAGAACACGGCTACGCGGACCTGACGGTGGCACACATCGCCGACGAGTTCGAGAAGAGCAAGTCGCTGTTGTACTACCACTACGACTCCAAAGACGACCTCGTCGCGGGGTTCCTCGGGTTCGCCGGCGACCACTTCCTCGCGATGTTGGAGGCGGCCGAACGCGACGCGGCCGGACCGCTCGACCGACTCCGCGCGTACGTCGACATCTACCTCGCCGCCGAAGTCGAGGGCGAGATGGCCGACGCACAGCGGGCGATCGTCGACCTCCGGGCGCAGGCGGTGTCGGAGCCGCGCTTCCGCGAGGAGTTCACCCGGATCGACGGGCACCTGCGCGAGCGCCTCGTCGCCGCCATCGCCGACGGCGTCGCCGACGGCAGCATCGACGACGCGGTCGACCCCGAGGACGCCGGCGCGTGGCTGCTCGCGACGCTCACGGGCGCGATGCTCCAGCGTCACACCGCCGACTACGACGTCGTCACGCCCGTCCGGGCGATGCTCCACGGGCGGATCGACGAGTTCGAGGCCGGACGCGACGAGTAA
- a CDS encoding DoxX family protein, with protein MSDATASDATASDTAADSDDSAGSPPTIDRPSLSRIGRVLFGLGLALQASEDFRDMDDTVEYAESAGVPMPELAAPFASGMMLVCGLGIALWRFPRIATGGAATFLAVVTATMHDFWNEEGDASGERLAFFGNLAMFGAALAFLREAYRR; from the coding sequence ATGAGCGATGCGACAGCTTCCGACGCGACCGCGTCCGATACCGCCGCCGACTCCGACGACTCCGCCGGGTCGCCGCCGACCATCGACCGACCCTCCCTCTCGCGGATCGGGCGGGTGCTGTTCGGGCTGGGGCTGGCGCTCCAAGCGTCGGAGGACTTCCGCGACATGGACGACACCGTGGAGTACGCCGAGTCGGCGGGCGTCCCAATGCCCGAACTGGCGGCGCCGTTCGCGTCGGGGATGATGCTGGTGTGCGGACTCGGTATCGCGCTGTGGCGGTTCCCGCGGATCGCCACCGGCGGCGCCGCCACGTTCCTCGCGGTGGTGACGGCGACGATGCACGACTTCTGGAACGAGGAAGGCGACGCCAGCGGCGAGCGGCTGGCGTTCTTCGGCAACCTCGCGATGTTCGGCGCCGCGCTGGCGTTCCTGCGGGAGGCGTACCGGCGGTAA
- a CDS encoding cytochrome P450: protein MSAPTEPSEPAATRTAERTPAELSTTEAWLDPFDWYVEMREHSPVRYDESRDCFDVFRYDDVDRILHDPETFSSDPRNAPGLDLPPEEERSPLLETMLSTDAARHDRLRGVVEEWFRPRALAGRRERLESVAAGLLDDAVAGGEMDVIDEFAYPFPVIVIAELLGVPSDERPTFRRWSETLVEAPDGRTPEAMDDHRREQQRVSEELSAYFEEKLDARAVDRRGDLITVIADAEAAGELSRTEALGFCMLLLVAGNITTTNLIGNAVRCLTAHPEALARAERGDARLEPLIEEVLRYRSPVQALARFATEEVEIAGETVAEGDVVVPWIGSANRDPAAFDAPDEFRIDRAPNQHLGFGRGTHYCLGAPLARLETEIALTGLFDRATGIERATDELVPVRSAFIYGVTELPVEFERRA from the coding sequence ATGAGCGCACCGACCGAGCCGTCGGAGCCGGCGGCGACGCGAACCGCCGAGCGCACCCCCGCGGAACTGTCCACCACGGAGGCGTGGCTCGACCCGTTCGACTGGTACGTCGAGATGCGCGAGCACTCGCCAGTCCGCTACGACGAGTCGCGCGACTGTTTCGACGTGTTCCGCTACGACGACGTCGACCGGATCCTCCACGACCCGGAGACGTTCTCGTCGGACCCCCGCAACGCCCCCGGACTCGACCTCCCGCCCGAGGAGGAGCGCAGCCCCCTGCTGGAGACGATGCTGTCGACCGACGCCGCGCGCCACGACCGCCTCCGCGGCGTCGTCGAGGAGTGGTTCCGGCCGCGGGCACTCGCCGGCCGGCGCGAGCGGCTGGAGTCGGTCGCCGCGGGGCTGCTCGACGACGCGGTCGCCGGCGGCGAGATGGACGTGATCGACGAGTTCGCCTACCCGTTCCCGGTGATCGTCATCGCGGAGCTGCTGGGGGTGCCGAGCGACGAGCGGCCGACGTTCCGCCGGTGGTCGGAGACGCTCGTCGAGGCGCCCGACGGACGGACGCCGGAGGCGATGGATGACCACCGACGGGAGCAACAGCGCGTCTCCGAGGAGCTATCGGCGTACTTCGAGGAGAAACTCGACGCTCGGGCCGTCGACCGCCGCGGCGACCTGATCACCGTGATCGCCGACGCCGAGGCGGCGGGGGAGCTGTCGCGAACGGAGGCGTTGGGGTTCTGTATGCTGCTGTTGGTCGCGGGCAACATCACCACGACGAACCTGATCGGCAACGCCGTGCGGTGTCTCACCGCCCACCCGGAGGCGTTGGCGCGGGCCGAGCGCGGCGACGCCCGCCTCGAACCGCTGATCGAGGAGGTGCTCCGCTACCGCTCGCCGGTGCAAGCGCTGGCGCGCTTCGCCACCGAGGAGGTCGAGATCGCCGGCGAGACCGTCGCCGAGGGCGACGTCGTCGTCCCGTGGATCGGGTCGGCGAACCGCGACCCGGCGGCGTTCGACGCCCCCGACGAGTTCCGGATCGACCGCGCGCCGAACCAACACCTCGGCTTCGGCCGGGGCACCCACTACTGTCTGGGGGCGCCGCTGGCGCGGTTGGAGACCGAGATCGCGTTGACGGGACTGTTCGACCGGGCGACCGGTATCGAGCGCGCGACCGACGAGTTGGTGCCGGTCCGGAGCGCGTTCATTTACGGCGTGACGGAGCTTCCCGTCGAGTTCGAGCGGCGCGCGTAG
- a CDS encoding methyl-accepting chemotaxis protein: protein MATDPTSDDPTGDASTDDGGATAVDGQIANAQGAVRVVHSTSESVDDRLDGIGERAGSQVADMEAVADDLADLTATVEEVAASATEVTETTDRAAAAATAGRRATAAAAESMDETAAAIDRVETLVETLASELGRIAGFVEVIDDIAEQTNLLALNASIEAARAGEEGDGFAVVADEVKSLASASRSRTDGIETAVAEIEAALEAVTADLDAAVDSVDDGTDRVSAADEELETVVSETRAAATEVAEVSAAVDDGAETSARVATACTETAEAARGIDEAVAGIHDERSRSTRLLAEIDDALSTARADRERRLEAAPAVPTGIRAFDADGGLPVGSRSVVVADTEGAPAVCERVDEAVAGCCAAAVAAGRAVSLSPTATLDRATLAAAFDRAARPSLAAAVDDDDLFVLDPFGAWADDDRAGNVLDLRSIGLDAANDRVDARRDRPLVVVGNIAGELAVMGERAVRETTYANDEGLLDDDDVVLNVVDEAAVPEQLAAFYVGAADRVHHVE from the coding sequence ATGGCGACCGACCCGACGAGCGACGATCCGACCGGCGACGCTTCGACGGACGACGGCGGCGCGACCGCGGTCGACGGCCAGATCGCCAACGCCCAAGGCGCGGTCAGGGTGGTCCACTCCACGTCGGAGTCGGTCGACGACCGACTCGACGGGATCGGCGAGCGTGCCGGCAGCCAGGTGGCCGACATGGAGGCGGTCGCCGACGACCTCGCTGACCTCACGGCGACGGTCGAGGAGGTCGCCGCCAGCGCGACCGAGGTGACCGAGACGACCGACCGCGCGGCCGCCGCCGCGACGGCGGGGCGTCGGGCGACCGCGGCAGCCGCCGAGTCGATGGACGAGACGGCGGCGGCCATCGACCGCGTGGAGACACTGGTGGAGACGCTCGCGTCCGAACTCGGGCGGATCGCCGGCTTCGTCGAGGTGATCGACGACATCGCCGAGCAGACGAACCTGCTCGCGCTCAACGCCAGCATCGAGGCGGCCCGCGCCGGCGAGGAGGGCGACGGGTTCGCCGTCGTCGCCGACGAGGTGAAGTCGCTGGCGTCGGCCTCGCGGTCGCGGACCGACGGGATCGAGACGGCCGTCGCGGAGATCGAGGCGGCGCTCGAGGCGGTGACGGCGGATCTCGACGCCGCCGTCGACAGCGTCGACGACGGCACCGACCGGGTGTCGGCGGCCGACGAGGAGTTGGAGACGGTCGTCTCGGAGACGCGCGCGGCCGCCACGGAGGTGGCCGAGGTGTCGGCCGCCGTCGACGACGGCGCCGAGACGAGCGCCCGCGTCGCGACCGCCTGTACCGAGACCGCCGAGGCGGCCCGCGGGATCGACGAGGCGGTCGCGGGCATCCACGACGAACGCTCCCGGAGCACGCGACTGCTCGCGGAGATCGACGACGCGCTGTCGACGGCGCGGGCCGACCGCGAGCGCCGGCTCGAGGCGGCGCCGGCGGTCCCCACCGGGATCCGCGCGTTCGACGCCGACGGCGGTCTCCCGGTCGGCTCGCGGAGCGTCGTCGTCGCCGACACCGAGGGAGCGCCCGCGGTGTGCGAGCGCGTCGACGAGGCGGTCGCCGGCTGCTGTGCGGCGGCGGTGGCCGCGGGCCGGGCGGTGTCGCTGTCGCCGACGGCGACGCTCGACCGCGCGACGCTCGCGGCGGCGTTCGACCGCGCCGCCAGGCCGTCGCTGGCGGCCGCCGTCGACGACGACGACCTGTTCGTCCTCGACCCGTTCGGCGCCTGGGCGGACGACGACCGGGCGGGGAACGTCCTCGACCTCCGATCGATCGGTCTCGACGCCGCCAACGACCGCGTCGACGCCCGCCGGGACCGGCCGCTCGTCGTGGTCGGCAACATCGCGGGCGAACTCGCCGTGATGGGCGAGCGCGCGGTCCGCGAGACGACGTACGCCAACGACGAGGGGCTGCTCGACGACGACGACGTCGTGCTCAACGTCGTCGACGAGGCGGCCGTCCCCGAGCAACTGGCCGCGTTCTACGTCGGCGCCGCCGACCGCGTCCACCACGTCGAGTGA
- a CDS encoding flavodoxin domain-containing protein produces the protein MSAILVAYATGEGQTAAVADRVGAVLEARGHTVDVVDLAEETPDVDPYDAVVVGSSIHYGRHGKRVRRFVRGRREALAAMPTAFFQLSLASADTSNDGVAEAAGYVEAFLDATDWHPDRIAQFGGALRYSQYGFLKRLLMRQIVRDSLPEADPSGDTEYTDWDEVEAFANDVGAFVEGRLGVTPSVADERVE, from the coding sequence ATGTCAGCGATCCTCGTCGCGTACGCCACCGGTGAGGGACAGACCGCGGCCGTCGCCGACCGGGTCGGCGCCGTCCTCGAAGCGCGCGGCCACACGGTCGACGTGGTCGACCTCGCCGAGGAGACACCGGACGTCGACCCGTACGACGCGGTGGTCGTCGGGTCGTCGATCCACTACGGGCGTCACGGGAAGCGGGTCCGCCGGTTCGTCCGCGGGCGGCGCGAAGCGCTCGCGGCGATGCCGACGGCGTTCTTCCAGCTGTCGCTCGCGTCGGCCGATACCTCCAACGATGGGGTCGCGGAGGCCGCCGGCTACGTCGAGGCGTTCCTCGACGCCACCGACTGGCACCCCGATCGGATCGCGCAGTTCGGCGGCGCGCTGCGCTACTCGCAGTACGGCTTCCTGAAGCGACTGCTGATGCGACAGATCGTTCGTGACTCGCTCCCGGAGGCAGACCCGTCGGGCGACACGGAGTACACCGACTGGGACGAGGTCGAGGCGTTCGCGAACGACGTGGGGGCGTTCGTCGAGGGACGCCTCGGCGTGACGCCGTCGGTCGCGGACGAACGCGTCGAATAA
- a CDS encoding alkaline phosphatase PhoX, producing MVHLTRRGLMATSVAAALGASVTGVASAEEVAESDTPGAPSVKGDLKRLSTTAFGAEVTGPFVFDDGSLLYSLQHPSGENPEPFNRAAVGYFSGFQFEFDGSNDDFTEVGIPDTQEKQSEVRSTVGDYEILIQGREPINGEESRLGVTQTPDGTDITQSNFAGTQYGAAATNPDCNQFVPTDEEGTEGYLFTNWENSPGCVSRVPISRDEDGEWSADPENAINLTNTESLRAHGGTRINCYGDLSPWGTMVSAEENYAHPRVNLTNTVTDIVEAGSGDGLVGACQFWNRPNPTEVGDAIGTYADDGDIEGAFYPQGLFAMSGVEFLAYYLGADTPTGQDGETNSELPIDDVYPNPYRYGYFVDFREPTADEPEAVKYYVMGRASWEAPDFQGDERTVYGCSDGDSKGIYKFVADEPIPSYDDPMDVAGTLYAPKITNDEASDADSGTRSSPAEVPLEIDWIQLGHASNAEVESWIAEYDDVTQVDYLDTHAETDWRDDRAAALREADLEVIENGNRNYVTNDEIVAWAEQYDERGPDGVDEDLRKIPFIETRAAAKEVGASIEFNKAEGVDSVDDSAPGDFVYFGISEFNDDLADDTGDIQMDRVDGGVVYRGELERDYNVSTLEPVITGPDFTDGPQDADDALRNIDNVYTMRDGRVLCCEDGFGGPARSYPNDGLYVYQPDVTVDVQSMAVANGGTADLPVIASSLPTGFAGAQFTVSVTDPDVATITDVEFPEELGLTEEAISSDGSAVTIRVADTERNVQAGGRNVHLAVLTVRGDATGTTDLRVSVEQMDDESGGAIGAEGRSGVLVTGPPAVTGGDAPTDPDDDGLYEDLNGNGRLDYEDIEILFSNFDDDSVTLNESAYDFNENGQLDFDDIVELYEEVN from the coding sequence ATGGTCCACCTGACCCGACGAGGTTTGATGGCAACATCAGTCGCCGCTGCGCTCGGTGCGAGCGTCACCGGCGTTGCAAGTGCAGAAGAAGTCGCCGAAAGCGACACTCCCGGAGCTCCGAGCGTCAAAGGCGATCTGAAACGACTCTCGACGACAGCGTTCGGGGCGGAGGTTACCGGCCCGTTCGTCTTCGACGACGGGTCGTTGCTATACAGCCTCCAGCACCCGAGCGGGGAGAACCCGGAGCCGTTCAACCGGGCCGCTGTCGGGTACTTCAGTGGCTTCCAGTTCGAGTTCGACGGGAGTAACGACGACTTCACCGAGGTGGGGATTCCGGACACCCAAGAGAAACAAAGCGAGGTCCGGTCGACGGTCGGCGACTACGAGATCCTGATCCAGGGTCGTGAGCCGATCAACGGTGAGGAGTCGCGACTCGGCGTGACACAGACGCCGGATGGCACCGACATCACACAGAGCAACTTCGCCGGCACCCAGTACGGCGCCGCGGCGACGAACCCCGACTGCAACCAGTTCGTCCCGACGGACGAGGAGGGAACCGAGGGGTACCTCTTCACGAACTGGGAGAACAGTCCCGGGTGCGTCTCTCGGGTCCCGATCAGTCGGGACGAGGATGGCGAGTGGAGCGCCGACCCCGAGAACGCGATCAATCTGACGAACACCGAGTCGCTCCGCGCCCACGGCGGCACGCGCATCAACTGCTACGGCGACCTCAGTCCGTGGGGAACGATGGTCTCCGCCGAGGAGAACTACGCCCACCCGCGCGTCAACCTGACGAACACCGTCACCGACATCGTCGAGGCGGGGTCGGGAGACGGACTCGTCGGCGCGTGTCAGTTCTGGAACCGGCCGAACCCGACCGAGGTCGGCGACGCCATCGGGACGTACGCCGACGACGGCGACATCGAGGGCGCCTTCTACCCGCAGGGGCTGTTCGCGATGAGCGGCGTCGAGTTCCTCGCGTACTACCTCGGCGCGGACACGCCGACCGGACAGGACGGGGAGACGAACTCCGAACTGCCCATCGACGACGTCTACCCGAACCCGTACCGCTACGGCTACTTCGTCGACTTCCGCGAGCCCACCGCCGACGAGCCGGAAGCGGTGAAGTACTACGTGATGGGTCGGGCGTCGTGGGAGGCGCCGGACTTCCAGGGCGACGAGCGCACGGTGTACGGCTGCTCCGACGGCGACAGTAAGGGGATCTACAAGTTCGTCGCCGACGAGCCGATCCCCTCGTACGACGATCCGATGGACGTCGCCGGAACGCTGTACGCCCCGAAGATCACGAACGACGAGGCCAGCGACGCCGACTCGGGAACGCGAAGCTCCCCGGCGGAAGTCCCCCTCGAGATCGACTGGATCCAGCTCGGCCACGCCAGCAACGCCGAGGTCGAGTCGTGGATCGCCGAGTACGACGACGTCACGCAGGTTGACTACCTCGACACCCACGCCGAGACCGACTGGCGGGACGACCGCGCGGCGGCGCTCCGCGAGGCCGACCTCGAGGTCATCGAGAACGGGAACCGGAACTACGTCACCAACGACGAGATCGTCGCGTGGGCCGAGCAGTACGACGAACGCGGCCCCGACGGTGTCGACGAGGACCTCCGGAAGATCCCGTTCATCGAGACCCGCGCGGCCGCCAAAGAGGTCGGGGCGTCCATCGAGTTCAACAAAGCCGAGGGTGTCGACAGCGTCGACGACTCCGCGCCCGGCGACTTCGTCTACTTCGGTATCTCGGAGTTCAACGACGACCTCGCCGACGACACCGGCGACATCCAGATGGACCGCGTCGACGGGGGCGTCGTCTACCGTGGCGAACTCGAGCGCGACTACAACGTGTCGACGCTCGAACCCGTCATCACCGGTCCCGACTTCACCGACGGCCCGCAGGACGCCGACGACGCGCTCCGCAACATCGACAACGTCTACACGATGCGCGACGGCCGCGTCCTCTGCTGTGAAGACGGGTTCGGCGGTCCCGCTCGCTCGTACCCCAACGACGGCTTGTACGTCTACCAACCGGACGTCACGGTCGACGTCCAGTCGATGGCCGTCGCCAACGGCGGGACGGCCGACCTGCCGGTTATCGCCTCGTCGCTCCCGACGGGCTTCGCCGGTGCGCAGTTCACCGTCTCGGTCACCGACCCCGACGTCGCCACCATCACCGACGTCGAGTTCCCCGAGGAACTGGGGCTCACCGAGGAGGCGATCAGTTCGGACGGCTCCGCCGTCACGATCCGCGTCGCGGACACCGAGCGGAACGTCCAAGCCGGCGGCCGAAACGTCCACCTCGCGGTGCTGACCGTCCGCGGGGACGCGACGGGCACGACCGACCTTCGGGTCAGCGTCGAGCAGATGGACGACGAGTCCGGCGGCGCTATCGGTGCCGAGGGTCGTTCCGGCGTTCTCGTCACGGGACCGCCGGCGGTCACCGGCGGCGACGCCCCGACCGACCCCGACGACGACGGTCTCTACGAGGACCTCAACGGCAACGGCCGCCTCGACTACGAGGACATCGAGATCCTGTTCAGCAACTTCGACGACGACAGCGTCACGCTGAACGAGTCGGCGTACGACTTCAACGAGAACGGCCAGCTCGACTTCGACGACATCGTCGAACTGTACGAGGAGGTCAACTGA